The following DNA comes from Erigeron canadensis isolate Cc75 chromosome 3, C_canadensis_v1, whole genome shotgun sequence.
GTAATTAAGTTAACAAATGAAGAAGTGATATATAAACCAAGTGCCAAGAagaatttgaaagaaagaatattcCATGggatatatgaaaataaaggaaaacTAACCTACATTATCTTGTATGATAATATGGTAAGATTAAAGCAATCAAAAGGATATATTAATTTCTAAATCGAGTGTACGTTTGAAAGTGGTTGAGAAGAATGAGGGGCATATCCAATGAGTCAGAAAGTTTATTCCACACTACCATTAATTGTGGTATGGatttataataacaataatggtACAGTAATAActattacggagtattatataAGAAGGGGATGTAGGGCATAAGGATAAATGGGCATGTACCAAAATGGATTTTGGTCCCCTTGATGGCTATCGGAGTGAGCCAAGAGTAAAGATTTAAGAAACTTCTGCTTAGGTGCAAATTGTGAAAATCAACATACCAAACAAAACTGGTCTGTAACAATTGTAATATGATAAGTATTAAGCTTATATTTCTCGAGGCTTATCATCTGTACTTTCTCACATCTTCCTTATTGTCACATTAGCTTTTCTTCTCTCTTTAAGAATTACCTCTAGGAATAAGACTTCTTCCTCACATattcctaaaaaaaaaatattagcaACGGTACAAAAGTTGGCCTTATACACCCGTCAAAGCACTTCTTAAATAAGAAATGGGAAGAAATGGATGAGATTAGGGATGAGATCGGTACAAGAACCGTACCGATTAATACCGATACCGAAAACGGCCCAAAGTGAGAACCGAATACCGTACCAATTATATGGATACGGTACCGGTTTGGTATCGGTACCAGTATTTTGGTTTTGTACCGAATAATACTGAATTTCCACAAGCATTTTCGGGTTTTACGATCATCTGTAAGTCCAAATCCCATGTGTCGTTGTTAAGTGCTCAAATAGTCATTCATAAGAACATGCTTTATATCTTGTATCTGTTATTTGGAACTTTAATATTGAGCAGATTGATTCTCAATTTCCACCTTCTAAAAAGATTGGAATTAATTCAGTACAAAAAGGAGTTGGAAGAAATTATTGACatgaaccaaatgaaaatgGACTGGCTGCATATGTTCCATTTGAAAAATGGTAGTTGTTCTATGATATGTAGAACTATCTTTCATAGGTTTCAATTTATTCGTACTTTTGCTGGTAATTACATTGATTTGAAACTCGCGCGTACTCGCAGGGCTTCATCACTTTAAAGACTTAAATTTATAGACTACGCAGAAGgtatttttaattaagtgttCAGTGAATCTATGCATGCTTCTATCATATGAATCGATAAAGAGATGTAaaactataatataaataagTGTAAATAAAACTAATGGAGAAGAATCACTAAATACTAGCATTGCATCCTATTGTTATATGCATTTTCACACAATTCGCTTTCTCCGTACCGAACCGGTCCCGTACCAATTAGTACTGAAACCGATTTCGTCCCAAAATAAACATTGATACTGAAACCGAATCCCTATTGGTACCGATTTTCGATACCGGTACCAATACGGTACCGGATCAGTTTCGGTTTTCCGGcttttttgctcatccctagatGAGATGGAAGGGGTTCCTAGCATTAACTTTCTCAAAATAAGAGCGTCAGATGAGCTCTTCCTCACCTTACTACGATTGGCCTAAAATTTTCACGAAAAAGTTATATCTGTTTTTCattgaatattatatatatatatatatatatatatatatattaaaattttattaagttatttgtTATTATACTGGGAAAAACCTATTACTTATCTTAAAGGctaagggtgcgtttagttcaagaaaactcatttgttttccattttcatttttcaagaaaacatggaaaacaggaaacgcgttcaaattgtaattttttagaaaagttttcctagaaaagGAAAATTCCCTtctccaacttttgcactaaaatttgaaaactgtttttttcagtttttgttttcacttttatattttctaaaccttttataaacctaaaattagaaaacaagtgaatttgaacatgttttctagttttttaaaatggaaaaatgaaaactccatcttttattttgaacacgttttcaaaaatttcaagggttttttagaaatgaaaaaccttttcataaTTTCTAaaactagaaatgaaaaacttaaaaacattttctccaactaaacgcgccctaaAGCATTGAACAAATACCATGTTAAAACGacttagttattttaaaaaatgtttaaataaaaaaaagatacaatAAAACAAACTAATATCACtatcataaaattaaattaaggtttacatataaaacaaatgaaataaataaagtaaaataaagaaaCGGATAATAAAGATATTATAAAGAATAAaagtcattttattttaattagacTTAAAATATTACAAGGTAACGGGTTGTTAAGACAAtcgataaataaaaaaaagaaatgtaaGAAAAATTGGGAATTGCAAGAAAGAAGCAGACATCCCtctgttttaattttttgtgtttatagaATTTCGATAAATATTCTGTCCAAAATAATCGGCTCGATTTTCCATGTTcttcaaaaaaatttcttaaatttttattcTAAAAAGTTGATTAAAGATTCTTGCCGCGTTTGAAGGTTTATTCTTTTGGCAACGATAGGCGGTGGGCTGGCGGCGCTACGGCGGAggtatttttgtattattatttttttttctttatgttattatttgattatgtGATGGTAGTTAGAAATTTTATAGGGTATAAGCTCATCTAATTTTTTACATAAATTGTTAAAGTGTCATGATAGAAAATGATGTATTATTGTATGTATAGATTTCATGTTATATGTATGATAACGATAtgaatttttagaaaaagtcaAGAATGAAACCCTACCAATGATTTAAAGCCTTTTTAAGGTGTTGTCATGAATATAAGGATATTACATGTGTAGggttttgtatatttttgttggtttttatttatatgaagATATATATAGCGGTTTGATGACAATTACATAAGTAATTGCCACTGCTTGAAAAAATGTTAACAAGATGTAAAATTTATCAACATTGTGTTTGGGAAAGTGATTGCAGCTTGGCTATTAAAACCTTATTGTTCTTTTGGCAGTCGGTTGGTAAGTATAAGGTTTTCATTGGTGGTGTGTGGTGATCGATTGTGTATGTTTGTGGTGTACCATCTTGCCCACACGTTGTTATCTGCGTTGTTTTGTGTTTTGGTTTGACTGGATTGTTCTGTATATGGAATGTTTTTTAGGGGATAGGTGGTTTCTTCATTGAAGTAACTTGTTTTAACCATTTAAGAGTTTCATATTGTGGGTCGTGTGTATATGTCTTGAGAACATATGATGTAATAAGTAGGTCCACAATTTACAAAGTTAAGCATGATAGTTTAAGGAAATGATATAGATGAGATATCTGTGTTTGTTCTTCATATGATGTACTGAACTACGATGCATATCAATGCAGGTTTCCTTCGTAGATAGATGAGGTTCTGTGATGATTATACTTGCGAAAGTTAGAAGTTTATATTAACGAGGTTTTGTAGATATTATGATATATTAGTCTTCTTGACTAAATCAGATGGACAATAATAAACCAGCTAAAGATAGAGAGACCATTGTTGACATCGGGACTAGTGAAAGTGAATGTGAAGAAGATAGAAGAATAGGTAATAAAAGAGCAAAAACCGTGGTTCGATCTGTAGGTGgaatttttagttttgaaggATCAGAGGATGGTGAATGTAGCAGTAATTCTTATAGGACTTCAGTAAAATCAAGTGATGATGACTATGAGGATATTGAATCATTGACACATTATAAACTTGGAAAAAACGGTGAACAAACACCTCTTTTAGAAAAGATACAGTTGAAAGAAAAACGCAAAATTCCAAACTCTAAAAAGGCTCCAAAGCCACCCCGGCCACGTAAGGGCCCGTCACTGGACACAGCTGACTTGCAATTAGTTAAGGAGATCGCTGAGCAGACAATGAAAAGGCGAGCTAGGGTAGAAAGATTGAAGTCTTTGAAGAGAAAGAGAGCAGCTAAATCTTCACCGCCACCAGCATCATCCAACATCAGCCTCTTTGCTATGGCCATTACAATTCTCTTTTTCATTGTCATAATTTTCCAAGGTAAAACGTCGAGTCTTGATTCTTGATGCATGTCATTTGATGAGATGATGCGCTATATTTGATCAATATTACTTCTATAGTAATTAGGTTAGTAGCATGATTGAAGAAGTGGCACTCTAGTTGtaactaaaattaaaacataGTGGAAGTTTTCCAAAAAAAGTCAGAGTGTCTGGCTTTTGGGGTTTCAAAGTAATCTTAACCCTCTTTATTCTGCTCAACCAGATTCTCCCCATCTTTACCCGTTGATGCTACCTCTATATTCgtaattatgattatgattgaTGGTATCAAGATTTCGaactaacaataaaaaaatttagtaaaCCATGTATAGTCGTTGTTTCAACTTTCATGAGTAGTATGAATGTATGATAGATACTAGTTTCTTTTGCTTTTTAGGTTGTCATATATTTCTTTTAGTTTACCTATTAGTAAATGTTTGTAGCCTTTCCCGGCCTGAAAGATTATTTGTTATGTCAGTCGTATATTTATCACTCTGTGCAGAAGTTATAGTAGACGAGAACCTTAGATTGAGAACTTTGGTTGCCTTAAAAGTTTTGGGTCGTAAAACCTTTTTCCTATATCGTTGTTACTACAATCATGTTATAAATAACAACCATGAATCTGCTAACCTGTTATACTTTTCAGTTTGGTATGTTTCTGAAATGTTCTTTGTAATACATGTTCTCTGGATACCATTTAATTTGTGCCCCTGTCTTATCAGTTCGATACATTTGCTCACCGTCGAAACTATATGGTAATTTTATTGGTGATCATGTACTTCAACTTAATAGAGCACATGCATCAACTCTCTTAGCTGTTACTAGATTGTGAAATAAATCTCTGTTTCATATGCATTCAAGTCACCCATGACCTTGCTTTGCAGGTTTTAGTTCTGGTCAAAGTTCAAATTTGAGTTTCGATGATTCTCCAAAGTCATCAGGAGCGCCGTCTAGTAGCCTGATCTCCATCCAGCTTGGAAATAACCCCCTTGAAAGCAATGGTGCTCATCAGATTGCGAACCCTCCCAGGTATGTTGTCCTTTTATGCAATGCTTCTCCATCTTATACTTCTACAGATGCCAAAGTTGATTACGAGAAAATATGAGTGACTAAAGTTATTAAGCATCATAGTATATTTTGtagacaaaacaaattttgaaaaaataaaaacggcAAAAGAGAAAGCTCTACATGTCATAAAAATGCGGTATCACGGATAAATAGTGGCATGTAAATGCAATACACCATCCTACTGTTTGATTATCAGAGATCCTTCATTCTTGGTAAAAGGTCAAATGAgtaactttttaaatataatatgaaaatagATCAATAGCTTAAAAGGTTGGAACTGCAAAAGTATACTCAAATGTTTACAAACTCGTTAACCATATTATTAGAGAATTTATGTGTGAATTTTAAGACAATGGACAGACGAATGTTGGGGGATCAATCGTCCATGGTCCAACCGGAACCCAATACGTTTCTGCAGCCAATTTTACCTCCTATAGCCAAAAAGGTTAATCTTTGAAAAAGAAGTTTAGCTTTCTATGTTGTATTGTGGGTTCTGATTATATGTTCTTTAATAGAAATTACGATGCATTTTGACGCCCTGTTTTCCTAATCTAGAAAAAAAGACCTAGGAATAAGATGGAAAGAAAATGATGTAAATGATTGATCTTTTGTACCTTGGTTCATTCGTCTGACCTTGAACATACGTGTCTCTTGCAGGAAACTTGTGCAAAGAAGGATATATCACACGGGTTCAAGTTTTGTGGAACAAAACTCTGACTCCAGATCGTCACTTGAATGAGCagattaagtttttttttcccggCGTTCAGGCATAATCGTTGTACACTCTGAGTTGCTAGTTTCTTCTGTACATAGTAATTTTAGACTCGATCTAATCTGTAGAATGCTATCTACTTTGatgattaaaagttaaaacatttaacatttttctcaGATTAAATAGAGTATTGTTATGGTTGTCCTTGCTACAATTTCCATGCAAGAAACTTGTCTCCTCCTTCTTAACCCTATCGAGTACATAAACTAAATTATGAATTGGTATTCGTTTCTTTTAACATGCTGAAAACTGAAAAGTTTAAGCCCCCATATCTAAATTTATGATCTTGAAATTTGGTTAATTCGGGGTATATATGTAGTCCGGAAGTTGCAACTTTCAAAGGATGGTTGTTTCTGTCTATTTCATTTTAATGGATGAGCATTTTTTTGTAttctttaacaaaataaatggaAATTGATATACAGAAATGGCCGGGTTGGGCCAGTCTGATAGCAACAGTTCTAAATCAAACAGTTGGTTTTGTTCCCTCTTTGCCAAAAAGTCCCAATCTTTTTGAACTTGAATAGATTTTGGAGTACCCAAAGAATCTGGTTTCAAATTTCCCATTCATTTTGGATTAACTTTGATCGATATCTTGATCCAACATGCGTTGCAAGATCTGCTCACACAAATGTACCCTATTAACACTTTTTAAAACCCTATTCTGGCAACTTGACTATTATATTTCCAAAATAATTATGCATTGCTTTATTGGATGAGAGACTTGGCCAATGTCAGCCAAGCCTTTGCCAAAAACTCCTCGAGCCAACACAAGACATATGATAATGATCGATCCGCTTTGCGACtcccaaaacaaaaaagtacTAGAATTATTTAGAGAAAACAAATCATAAGTTGCATTTCAAGCCATGGGCAATTGGGCATAGTGACTTAAAAATCTGGCATTCCCATTTTAAACTCAAAATAAGCAAAGAATTGACATCGCACATGAAAGATGAGATATGTAGCTAATACATCGATTGAGGTCGAGCAATCCTGGTGGCACGCTATTACACATTGTTATGCGGGTTACAAAGAGGCAAATTCCTAAGTCAAAAATCCAAGATATCTTTGGCTTATCCCCATTTTACCACCATTGAACAGTCTTCGTTAGTTGGATTGTTGATTAGGGAAAGCAAATTTGCAGTTATATATTAAGATGGTGTGTTTGCTTTATAAACCCAGAGTTCGGAAAAGTGAACTGGTATCTTCGGGGCTTTGGTAGATAAACAATTGCTCTTGTTCACAGCAAATAcagtaaaaagaaaagaaacaaactcATCTCaatgatatttatttatcaaatatcCAAATTTCAATTTGATATCATCCTAATCACTATCAGTGGGTAAGGAAGCTTGCAAACAACATAGAAAGACGAAACGAAAGGACACATATATGTGACATTCATGACATCTATGTATTCATACTACACTTTATGCGATGGTCATGAGATCCTTCATCCTTGTATTCATCAAGCCTTGCTGTCAATGGGCATCGATTCTACCACTTTTGGAGCCGTCTTCTGCAAAAATTTAACACATTCAATATCATCTTACGACACAAATAAAAACCGTCTATTAAACAAGTGATCGAGAAATAGATTTATACTTTAGAATCAACTGCAGTTAACTTGGCGAACATGTTCCCATAGAATTTAGCATCCTTCTTGTTGTATTCTCTCATCTTCTCCTTCAACACTTTGTACACTAGCTTTACATCTCTGTTTAACGATACAATCAAGGAAAAGAAAATCAGTTAACCGTCGGGCGTCGGCTTTACTCTACCACAATGAAAGAGCACGCCAAATACACTTGCATACCTATTATCAGGATCAATTTCAAGGGCTTTCTTTATGTCAAGTTCCGCCAGATCCAGATCAGCTGCATTCATGTAAGCTTGAGCCCTCCTATACAGTGCCTTTACATTCTGGCTATCGATTTCCAAAACCTGCAATAAACCCTCCAAATCACCACCTATACACAATAACCAGAATATGCATTGGACTGCGACTAAAGTTGATTCTTTCACACAGACCTTGGTGCAGAGCTTCTCAGCCTGTTTGTAATCCTTCAGTTTCAGCTTACAAGCAGCATTGTTGAGATTGCACGACACTTTCAATGCTTTGGATTGCTTCTTTTCCTCCTCACTGAAACTAGTATCATATTCGATGAACTTTGCAGCCTGCAAATATTAACCCAGCTTCAGCTCATCCTTATCCAGAATACTACACATAAATCGATTTCAAGTCACATCTCTAGTTGAAGCATAACATTACCTTCTCATATCTCTTTGTTGCCTTGAGATAATTGCCAGCCTTAAAGTAGGCGTTCCCTTCTTCCTTCTTTCTGCCAGCTGCGTCAATCTTCTCCTGGGTGTTCATATCCCATGACTCTTTATCCTGCAACAGAACAGCATTTAAGTACCCTATAGCTTTAGAATTTTTACATTAATGTGGTCAAATTAACTTCACTCACCTTAACAAAAGATACGAGCTCAATTTCATAGTTCACAATGGAATTAGGAGGGACAACTGCTAACTCTTGCTTTGATTCTGTAGACCCGAAAGCATATTCTGGTGCAACTGTCAGAAGAGCTACCTCCCCTTTCTTCATCGTTACGATAGCTCTATCAAGCCCATCAATTACTTGCTCTGGGCACAATTAATTGGAACATTTAATAGTGAGTACAACCAAATTTACGCATGAAAATTCACAATGAACCTAGTTTCTTAATGTTATATACCTGCATCAGTCTTGAACTCGAAAAGCTCGGTCTCATCATGACCTTTATTAATGAACACGGTGCCATCCTGCAGCTTACCAATCAATTTCACTGCCCattcaaaaaacaaagttgTTAGCCACCACTTCAAATCCAATTGACCATGCGATAACCGAAAAGAAACATACCCTGAACAACAGCTCCTTCATTGGGGCGTTCATATCCCTCTccttctttcaaaattttcttgaCAACCTTTTTGTCATCTGTAATTTTTGAGACAGTCTTCCATGATACAAGCTCCAATGTGATTTTTAGTGTAGCATTTGGTGGAACTCCACCTTCATTAGCCAAAGCTTGTTTTCCGTTCTCTCCAAATCCGTCTGTAACCAGGGAAATCTCTATCGAGTCGCAACCAATATACCAAATAAACTCAGCTTAAAAAACTACCATAGTATATCTCACTTACATTGAGGTTTAACTGTAAGAACAGCCTTTTCCCCTTTCTTCATCGTTTTCAAAGCCTTTGAAAATGCGGGGCAAAAGTGGCCTAATTAAAAAGAGCACGTCAGCCATTGTTCGAAAGACATCACAAAAACAGTTCATAAAAGAGTATATAGGTCCAGACTAGTTtaccatcttggacagtgaacacTACACCATCTGCTTTCGCAACCGCAGTCCCATCCTCAAGTTGAACCTCATAATTCACTGCACAAATACAATCAAATCACATGGTGAGCTCAGAAGCCCTCTTAAAACCCGAAGCCTGACAACGATAGATGAATGATTGAATGATAACAAATTAAGGATACCTAAAACTTCATCAAGGTCCTTAGGGTTCTCCCAACTCTCTCCTTTTTTCACAATCTTCTTGAAAATTCCACCATCCTTGCAAATGTCCTTCACACTAACCCAGGACAAAAGCTGCACATCAAACTGCAGAGTGGCGTTGGGAGGGATAGTTGGAGGCGAACCAGACTCGCCGTATGCAAGGTCAGCAGGAATCGTGAAAAGGGCGTTCTCGCCCTTCTTCATTGTTTTGATCCCTTGATCCCATCCCTTTATTACTTGACCTATTGATTAACAGAAAATAACAGCCTGTAAAACACATGCTTTTTCTTCACACATTACTTTGAAAATATACTGGATTCAAAAAAAGGGATCTCATTGTACTAACAGAATTAGTAGCAGGTGATAGTCATAACACATTAgaacataatataaaaaaaaatgcctCAACCAAGAAGATATTAAATGAAGTAATACATATTAGCTCATAACTAAAAGAGAATTTTTGGAAACATGAAAATCATCATTGATCTAAATACGTCCAGAATTAAAGTTACAGCCATTCGAGATTGTCATATATATTGTCCAGATAAGAAATTTACAGAATTAAAACGACAAAGGATATACACAAAATCATAATTATTTATCAACAAAAGAcacaattatataattaaattaccTTGACCGAGGGTGAATTTAAACGGAGTTCCTCTATCGCGACTCGAATCAAACTGCGTTCCATCCAGTAATGTTCCAGTATAATGCACTGTACAAAAAATcacaaattattaattaccaacatatacatacatacatatatatatacattgacACACATAAgcagaaataataataataataataataataataataataaaggaggAAAATATACCTTCAACCTCGTCGCCATTATCAGGTGTGTCCCAACCTTCACCTTGTTTTaacaatttctttttcaaaccTTGTTTACCCATCTCCTTTTCTTCACCAACCTTGAGTGTCACTGGTAAATCGTCCATCATCAAATCTTCACTGAATTCTTCTCCGGCTGCCGGAAATTCAAAATCCTCATTCTCCATTTATATCACAAATTGATTATTTAAAACAGGTAAGATGAATGTGGTATGTCAGCTCTGTTAATTTGCAAAGCGAGTGattattattgtatgtaatgtaaTTATACAGATGAGGAGAACATAGAGCATTTTATAGTACGGTTCTAGAgacttcttaattatttttctctattttctttttactaaTACAGATTGTTCCAGAATACAGATACATATTTACggagttttatttttatttttaatatttatttattaattaactaaccTAGGATTTTCAAAAATACCCGAACTACCCCTACGGCCCTACCTTCACCTTAAATGAAGCTCGAACTCAGATAAAGAATCCAAAATGTGTTCGAGACAGGACTGCAAATCGATCTAAATTATTAACACTTTTCGAGCTTAGCtcgaattttatatatataaaattatgtataaaaTTAAACTGAGTcaatttcaaatattttaagaGCCGATTTCGGGCAACTTACAAGCTGTCGGTCTTGAGGCATTTACACCCGACGGATGTCTCACCCGTTTATTTTTCTTCATAAATTATCCAATGCTATAAAGTTTGTAGTtcatataaatatgatatttttttaaaaatgaaatgagtatgtaacagaaagaaaagaaaaaagtaagtTTTTGGAAAATTTAAGTATTGAATTGATGACGAGAACGATCATTAATTCTTGGTTCGTTTATTCTATTCATGGTTCCCTTGGGATTTGCTTCAAGTGGTGTGATGTTGGCATTGGCGCATTGCTTGCAACTGATCTTCATTGAGTTACGATTTTTGTTGATGATCAACAATGTATCAAGCCACCAACGCTAGGTGCTGATATGAGATATTTGGTTGGGTCAACTACTCGGCTGGAGCGTGATATCACTATATTAGTGTTAAAGACGTTCTCTTCGGTTTGATccttaaaactaaaaaacaagtTAGGCACAGGTGGATCTTTAGGTGAATAATTAAGACACCTTCATGGTGTATCCAAAATTAGCAGTGAAGAGGATAGAAGCAAATACCATGCGAGGAAACAGACCAAATGGGTTGGCAATCGTGTCGTGTTCGGGTTGATGTGTAGGAAGGTTCATATACCTCAAACCAAGCCCAACTCTTTTAATCATCGTGTCAAAAAATTTGAACCCAAACTTAACCCACTTAATAAATAGGTTCGTATCAACCCGTGTAATCCATGTTAAATCAAAACCTACGTGATAAAAATCATATGTTTGAgatttttataagaaaatatatccATCTAtttataatcccttataaagcaaagtGGATTAagaaatttaacattttttcattatccccaaaatacccctaattactttttttcaacacttttcatattttttcttttttcctaatCATAACTATGTATGTATCAATCcctaaaacatatcttaaatcCTAACCCTAAAACATGTCTCCTCCTTGAGCCTCCGCCCTGTCTCGTTAGCTCTGGCACCACCGCCAACAAACCGTCGTCGTTAACATCATCGTCGTCGCATCgctgaaaattgaaaagttgtACTATTGTAGCCCCTCAATCTCTAAATTTACGATCTTGAACTTTGGTTAATTTAGGGTATATATGTTGTCTGGAAGTTGCAACTTTCAAAGTACGATCGGCTCTGTCCGTTTTATTTTAACGGACGAGCAttgtttattgtttaaaaaaatagatgagAATGGATAAACGGTAAAGACCGGGTTGAGCCAGTCTCGTAGTAACAGTTCTAGATCAAACGATTGGTTTTGTTGTCTCTTCTATGCCAAAAGTCCCAAATCCCAATCTTTTTGAACTTAATACTACATTATTCGAGTTTTTGGATTACCAAAAATCTGATTTCAAAATTTCCATTCATTTTGGATAACATTGATCGATATCTTGATCAGCAAGCTTTCTTCATGCTACATTTTCATCCAACTCCACCTTTGAAGCAATAATGATTAGATTGTGTAAATGATTTGATCACACCTTTGGAGTTATAACAAGTTGTGTAAATGATGATAAGTGCCcatttttatgaaaatgaaGTAAAAGTAAACTTGTAGGCTGTTATAATAGTTTGCTCTGTATGTTGAAATTCTGTAAACCTTTTATATACAGTATGTCACATCTGCTTTCCATTAACTTCTATATGTCAAAATCAACTTACACAAATCTACCCTATTAACacttattaaaagtttaaaaccctaTTCTGGCAACTTGACAATTATATTTCTAAAATAATTATGCATTCCGTTATTGGATGAGAGACTCGGCCAATGTCAGCCTAGTCTTTGCCAAATATTCATCGACGCAACACAAGACTTTTGGTTGCAATCGATCCCCTTTGTGACTATCGAAACAAAAagtacttaaatttttttagagAGAACAAAACAAAGTTGCATTCCAAGCCATGGCCATAGTGACTTAAAAATCTGACATTCCCAGTTCAAACTCAAATAAGCGAAAAACTGACATCGCACTTGAAAGATGAGATCGAGGTGCCAAATGTGTGCAAGTATGTAGCTAATACATCGAGTGAGGTTGAACACTCCTGGTGGCACGCTATTACACATGTTATGCGGGTTACAAAGAGGCAAATTCCCAAGTAAAAAGTCCAAGATATATTTGGCTTCCCATTTTACTACCATTGAACGGTCTTCGTTAGTTGGATAGCTGATTAGGGAAAGAAAATTTGCAGTTAC
Coding sequences within:
- the LOC122593611 gene encoding uncharacterized protein LOC122593611, translating into MDNNKPAKDRETIVDIGTSESECEEDRRIGNKRAKTVVRSVGGIFSFEGSEDGECSSNSYRTSVKSSDDDYEDIESLTHYKLGKNGEQTPLLEKIQLKEKRKIPNSKKAPKPPRPRKGPSLDTADLQLVKEIAEQTMKRRARVERLKSLKRKRAAKSSPPPASSNISLFAMAITILFFIVIIFQGFSSGQSSNLSFDDSPKSSGAPSSSLISIQLGNNPLESNGAHQIANPPRKLVQRRIYHTGSSFVEQNSDSRSSLE
- the LOC122594460 gene encoding peptidyl-prolyl cis-trans isomerase FKBP62-like, which gives rise to MENEDFEFPAAGEEFSEDLMMDDLPVTLKVGEEKEMGKQGLKKKLLKQGEGWDTPDNGDEVEVHYTGTLLDGTQFDSSRDRGTPFKFTLGQGQVIKGWDQGIKTMKKGENALFTIPADLAYGESGSPPTIPPNATLQFDVQLLSWVSVKDICKDGGIFKKIVKKGESWENPKDLDEVLVNYEVQLEDGTAVAKADGVVFTVQDGHFCPAFSKALKTMKKGEKAVLTVKPQYGFGENGKQALANEGGVPPNATLKITLELVSWKTVSKITDDKKVVKKILKEGEGYERPNEGAVVQVKLIGKLQDGTVFINKGHDETELFEFKTDAEQVIDGLDRAIVTMKKGEVALLTVAPEYAFGSTESKQELAVVPPNSIVNYEIELVSFVKDKESWDMNTQEKIDAAGRKKEEGNAYFKAGNYLKATKRYEKAAKFIEYDTSFSEEEKKQSKALKVSCNLNNAACKLKLKDYKQAEKLCTKVLEIDSQNVKALYRRAQAYMNAADLDLAELDIKKALEIDPDNRDVKLVYKVLKEKMREYNKKDAKFYGNMFAKLTAVDSKKTAPKVVESMPIDSKA